One segment of Macrotis lagotis isolate mMagLag1 chromosome 1, bilby.v1.9.chrom.fasta, whole genome shotgun sequence DNA contains the following:
- the TMEM147 gene encoding BOS complex subunit TMEM147 translates to MTLFHFGNCFALAYFPYFITYKCSGLSEYNAFWKCVQAGATYLFVQLCKMLFLATFFPTWEGGAGIYDFIGEFMKATVDLGDLVGLHLVMSRNAGKGEYKVMVAALGWATAELIMSRCIPLWVGARGIEFDWKYIQMSIDSNISLVHYIAVSALVWMFTRYDLPRNFRPPLTLLLGISVYKAFILEAFVHLFSLGSWTALLVRAVMTGVLALSSLSLFVTLVHGN, encoded by the exons ATGACCCTCTTCCACTTTGGCAATTGCTTTGCCTTGGCATACTTCCCCTACTTCATCACATACAAGTGCAGTGGCCT GTCAGAGTACAACGCTTTCTGGAAATGTGTGCAGGCCGGAGCCACCTATCTCTTTGTACAGCTCTGCAAG ATGCTGTTTCTCGCGACCTTCTTCCCCACGTGGGAAGGTGGAGCTGGTATCTATGATTTCATAGGG GAGTTCATGAAGGCAACTGTGGACCTGGGGGACCTGGTGGGCCTCCACCTTGTCATGTCTCGGAATGCAGGGAAGGGCGAGTACAAGGTGATGGTGGCGGCCCTGGGGTGGGCCACGGCAGAACTCATCATGTCCCG CTGTATCCCTCTCTGGGTTGGGGCTCGGGGCATCGAGTTCGATTGGAAATATATCCAGATGAGCATTGATTCCAACATCAGCCTG GTCCACTACATTGCGGTCTCTGCCCTGGTGTGGATGTTCACTCGATACGACCTGCCACGGAACTTCCGCCCCCCATTGACTCTCCTTCTGGGAATCAGCGTCTACAAAGCCTTTATCCTGGA ggCTTTTGTCCACCTCTTCTCTCTGGGCAGTTGGACGGCCCTACTGGTCCGAGCGGTGATGACTGGTGTCCTCGCACTGAGTTCCCTCAGTCTCTTTGTAACTCTTGTACACGGCAACTGA